From Phenylobacterium immobile (ATCC 35973), a single genomic window includes:
- a CDS encoding DUF6481 family protein codes for MRPDKIGGFSERLESQAEARKALLAKFKPKPAVVAEVLETRAERKARELEAVRAARAAEKEAARVAAEQKAEADRLAFENDEQAQLDLKREERKERKAAAKAEARAKREAKSAQRRS; via the coding sequence ATGAGACCAGACAAAATCGGCGGCTTCAGTGAACGCCTGGAAAGCCAGGCGGAAGCCCGCAAAGCCCTGCTCGCGAAATTCAAGCCCAAGCCCGCAGTCGTCGCCGAGGTCCTCGAGACCCGCGCCGAGCGTAAGGCTCGTGAACTGGAAGCCGTTCGCGCCGCCCGCGCTGCGGAAAAGGAAGCGGCTCGTGTCGCGGCTGAACAGAAGGCCGAGGCAGATCGGCTGGCGTTCGAGAACGACGAACAGGCCCAACTCGACCTCAAGCGCGAAGAGCGCAAGGAGCGCAAGGCGGCCGCCAAGGCCGAAGCGCGCGCCAAGCGCGAAGCCAAGTCAGCCCAGCGCCGCAGCTGA
- the ndk gene encoding nucleoside-diphosphate kinase, whose translation MTERTFSIIKPDATRRNLTGKVNTVIEDAGLRIVAQRRIRMSQAQAEKFYEVHKERPFFGELVEFMMSAPVVVQVLEGDNAVARYREVMGATNPANAADGTIRKLYAESVGENSVHGSDSLENAELEIAQFFTADDIVG comes from the coding sequence ATGACCGAACGCACCTTCTCGATCATCAAGCCGGACGCGACCCGTCGGAACCTGACCGGCAAGGTCAACACGGTGATCGAAGACGCGGGCCTGCGCATCGTTGCTCAGCGCCGCATTAGGATGAGCCAGGCCCAGGCCGAGAAGTTCTACGAAGTCCACAAGGAGCGTCCGTTCTTCGGCGAACTTGTGGAGTTCATGATGTCGGCGCCGGTCGTCGTGCAGGTGCTGGAAGGCGACAACGCCGTGGCCCGCTATCGCGAAGTCATGGGCGCCACCAACCCGGCCAACGCCGCCGACGGCACGATCCGCAAGCTCTATGCCGAAAGCGTCGGCGAGAACTCGGTCCACGGCTCTGACAGCCTTGAGAACGCCGAACTCGAAATCGCGCAATTCTTCACCGCCGACGACATCGTCGGCTGA